A region from the Paraburkholderia youngii genome encodes:
- the rsmI gene encoding 16S rRNA (cytidine(1402)-2'-O)-methyltransferase: MTPLSELAQGQQYPAAALYVVATPIGNIADITLRALHVLGLADRIAAEDTRNTGQLLARYGISKPLVAVHQHNERAAAQRVIEYLQAGERVAYVSDAGTPGISDPGAKLVDAVREAGFAVVPLPGASALATALSATGDWVATFSFLGFLPPKPKARAAALQALAQHPHAMVFYEAPHRIIETVQALADAFGGTRRLLIARELTKLHEALHQSTLAEGPTWLAADANRQRGEFVLVVEGASPEEAGEHDHDALLGILLEELTVSSAAKVAAALTGASRNALYTRALALKQDKPDT, encoded by the coding sequence ATGACTCCTCTCTCCGAACTCGCGCAAGGGCAGCAGTACCCCGCCGCCGCGCTGTATGTGGTGGCCACGCCGATCGGCAACATCGCCGACATCACGCTGCGCGCGCTGCACGTACTCGGACTCGCGGATCGCATCGCCGCCGAGGACACCCGCAACACCGGTCAGCTGCTCGCGCGCTACGGCATCTCGAAGCCGCTCGTCGCCGTGCATCAGCATAACGAGCGCGCCGCCGCGCAGCGCGTGATCGAGTATCTGCAGGCCGGCGAGCGTGTGGCATACGTGTCCGACGCGGGTACGCCGGGCATCTCGGACCCGGGGGCCAAGCTCGTCGATGCCGTTCGCGAGGCCGGCTTCGCGGTGGTCCCGCTGCCCGGCGCGAGCGCGCTCGCCACCGCGCTCAGCGCGACCGGCGACTGGGTCGCGACGTTCTCGTTCCTCGGCTTCCTGCCGCCGAAGCCGAAGGCGCGCGCCGCCGCCTTGCAGGCGCTCGCGCAGCACCCTCACGCGATGGTGTTCTACGAAGCACCGCACCGGATCATCGAGACGGTGCAGGCGCTCGCCGATGCGTTCGGCGGCACGCGTCGTCTGCTGATCGCGCGAGAACTAACGAAGTTACACGAAGCGCTGCACCAGAGCACCCTGGCCGAAGGGCCAACGTGGCTCGCCGCCGATGCGAACCGGCAGCGGGGCGAATTCGTGCTGGTGGTCGAAGGCGCTTCGCCCGAAGAGGCCGGCGAGCACGATCACGACGCGCTGCTCGGCATCCTGCTCGAAGAATTGACGGTGAGCAGCGCCGCGAAGGTCGCGGCGGCGCTCACGGGCGCATCGCGCAACGCGCTGTACACGCGCGCGCTCGCGCTGAAGCAAGACAAGCCCGACACCTGA
- a CDS encoding septal ring lytic transglycosylase RlpA family protein: MKTRLSRGLGTLFAFFVLAGCATPPGASDTSANDTPQRTKNMHLSSFGPQSFGSAPASSPGTSDAPAPSLADAKPLTDDGVDVPDFHQIGRASWYGRFFHGRRTANGERYDMHALTAAHRTLPLGSYVRVTNPANSRSVIVRINDRGPYARGRVIDLSMAAAGMLDMRHSGTARVKIEGLTQQEARAELNETLASNSDSNK; the protein is encoded by the coding sequence ATGAAAACTCGGCTATCCCGTGGTCTAGGGACTCTTTTTGCCTTTTTTGTACTGGCCGGCTGCGCCACGCCTCCCGGTGCGAGCGACACGTCCGCGAACGACACGCCGCAACGTACGAAGAACATGCACCTGAGTTCTTTCGGACCGCAATCGTTCGGTAGCGCGCCGGCCTCGAGCCCGGGCACGTCGGACGCGCCTGCGCCGTCGCTGGCTGACGCGAAGCCGCTCACCGACGACGGCGTCGACGTTCCGGACTTCCATCAGATTGGACGTGCGTCGTGGTACGGACGCTTCTTCCACGGCCGCCGCACCGCCAACGGCGAGCGTTACGACATGCACGCCCTGACGGCCGCGCATCGTACGCTGCCGCTCGGCTCGTACGTGCGCGTGACCAATCCGGCCAATTCGCGCTCGGTGATCGTACGGATCAACGACCGCGGTCCGTACGCGCGCGGCCGCGTGATCGACCTGTCGATGGCGGCCGCCGGCATGCTCGACATGCGCCACAGCGGCACCGCGCGGGTCAAGATCGAAGGGCTCACGCAGCAGGAAGCGCGTGCCGAGCTGAACGAGACGCTCGCGTCGAACTCGGATTCGAACAAGTGA
- a CDS encoding MBL fold metallo-hydrolase, with amino-acid sequence MKVTLIPVTPFQQNCSLLVCETTGRAAVVDPGGDLDMIQREVARQNVTVEKVLLTHGHIDHCAGAKTLATHYGVPIEGPHPDERFWLDKLPDQSTRFGFPAADAFEPDRWLQDGDTVQFGDETFEVYHCPGHTPGHVVFFSRAHRLALVGDVLFAGSIGRTDFPRGNHADLIRSIRDKLWPLGDDITFVPGHGPTSTFGAERRTNPYVADGVGA; translated from the coding sequence ATGAAAGTCACCCTGATCCCCGTCACGCCGTTCCAGCAGAACTGCTCGCTGCTCGTATGCGAGACCACCGGGCGCGCGGCCGTCGTCGATCCGGGCGGCGACCTCGACATGATCCAACGCGAAGTCGCGCGGCAGAACGTGACCGTCGAGAAGGTCTTGCTGACACACGGCCACATCGATCACTGCGCCGGCGCGAAGACGCTCGCCACCCACTACGGCGTGCCGATCGAAGGTCCGCATCCCGACGAACGCTTCTGGCTCGACAAATTGCCGGATCAAAGCACGCGCTTCGGCTTCCCCGCGGCCGATGCCTTCGAGCCGGACCGCTGGCTGCAAGACGGCGACACCGTGCAGTTCGGCGACGAAACCTTCGAGGTGTACCACTGCCCCGGCCACACACCGGGCCACGTGGTCTTCTTCAGCCGGGCGCACCGGCTTGCGCTGGTCGGCGACGTGCTGTTCGCCGGCTCGATCGGCCGCACGGATTTCCCGCGCGGCAACCACGCGGACCTGATCCGCTCGATCCGCGACAAACTCTGGCCGCTCGGCGACGACATCACGTTCGTGCCGGGCCACGGCCCGACCTCGACGTTCGGCGCCGAGCGCCGCACGAATCCCTATGTCGCCGACGGAGTGGGCGCATGA
- a CDS encoding exonuclease has protein sequence MSSEIYVSTDVEADGPIPGPHSMLSFASAAYTEDKQLIATFSANLELLEGAAPHPVQEAWWKTQPEAWAACRQDLQKPEAALSAYVDWVEALPGKPVFVAMPAGFDFTYMFWYMMRFVGRCPFSWSALDIKTLAFAMTGLPYRKNIKPRFPRHWFDEHPHTHVALDDAIEQGALFCNMLKDLRARQPELPGDGKDDGDGSGQNAAPDPVN, from the coding sequence ATGAGCAGCGAAATCTATGTCAGTACCGACGTCGAAGCGGACGGCCCGATCCCAGGCCCGCATTCGATGCTGAGCTTCGCATCCGCCGCATACACCGAGGACAAGCAGTTGATCGCGACGTTCTCGGCGAATCTCGAACTACTGGAAGGCGCGGCGCCGCATCCAGTGCAAGAAGCGTGGTGGAAGACCCAGCCGGAAGCATGGGCGGCCTGCCGTCAGGACTTGCAGAAGCCCGAGGCCGCCCTGAGCGCCTATGTCGACTGGGTCGAGGCGCTGCCGGGCAAGCCCGTGTTTGTCGCGATGCCGGCTGGCTTCGACTTCACCTATATGTTTTGGTACATGATGCGCTTCGTCGGCCGCTGCCCGTTCTCGTGGTCGGCGCTCGATATCAAGACGCTCGCGTTTGCGATGACCGGCCTGCCGTACCGCAAGAACATCAAGCCGCGCTTTCCGAGACATTGGTTCGACGAGCATCCGCACACGCACGTCGCGCTCGACGACGCAATCGAGCAGGGTGCCCTCTTTTGCAACATGCTGAAGGACTTGCGCGCGCGTCAGCCCGAGCTGCCGGGGGACGGCAAGGATGATGGGGACGGCTCAGGGCAAAACGCCGCTCCGGACCCGGTAAATTAG
- a CDS encoding Lrp/AsnC family transcriptional regulator — MTLDTFSQKILRLLQLDARRSVQEISDQVGLSSTPCWRRIKDMEQSGVIQRYTALLDREKLGLHVCALAHIHLTRHTEGGVEQFEREIATCPEVTECYSTTGESDYILKIVAPDIKAYDSFLHERIFKIPAVAQVRTSVVLREIKFDTQLPL, encoded by the coding sequence TTGACACTCGATACGTTCTCACAGAAGATCCTGCGCCTGCTGCAGCTCGACGCACGCCGTTCCGTGCAGGAAATCTCCGACCAGGTCGGGTTGTCGAGCACACCATGCTGGCGGCGCATCAAGGATATGGAACAGTCGGGCGTGATCCAGCGCTACACGGCGCTGCTCGATCGCGAAAAGCTCGGCTTGCACGTGTGCGCGCTCGCGCATATCCATCTGACGCGTCACACCGAAGGCGGCGTCGAGCAGTTCGAGCGGGAAATCGCTACCTGCCCCGAAGTGACCGAGTGCTACAGCACGACGGGCGAATCCGATTACATCCTGAAGATCGTCGCGCCCGACATCAAGGCGTACGACAGCTTTCTGCACGAACGCATTTTCAAGATTCCGGCCGTCGCGCAGGTGCGCACGAGCGTGGTGCTGCGCGAAATCAAGTTCGATACGCAGTTGCCGTTGTGA
- a CDS encoding cation diffusion facilitator family transporter, translating to MPSAAIAQTAEKQRVARKSTFASIAVNTVLMTLQIIIGTIAHSQALVADGVHSLADLISDFVVLIANRHSGAKPDADHNYGHSRYETVASLFLGALLISVGVGMLWRAGTRLADLQNIPAVHMSALAVAALVLVSKEALFRYMLHEANRVRSAMLIANAWHARSDAASSLVVGIGVVGSLAGLRLLDPIAAAIVGFMVARMGWTFGWDALQDLSDRALDETAAADMRALLMSTPGVRDVHEMRTRKTGDFALVDAHILVDPMISVSEGHYIAESARLRVLTDKRVLDALIHVDPENDALAHPPVDLPPRERVTAEVDEALAAGGLRAAAVNLHYLSTGLDVEVVLPAAGSAEGRAAEGAEVARLLESEAQSLGRVDLTALKRRLGARKLDVLLQRDISAAQGGSAAELKTGTAPAGRSTATEPHNAT from the coding sequence ATGCCGTCCGCCGCGATCGCCCAAACCGCCGAGAAACAACGCGTTGCACGCAAGAGTACCTTTGCGAGTATTGCGGTCAATACCGTATTGATGACGCTGCAAATCATCATCGGTACGATCGCGCACTCGCAGGCGCTGGTTGCCGACGGTGTCCATTCGCTCGCCGATCTCATTTCCGATTTTGTCGTGCTGATTGCCAATCGGCATAGCGGGGCAAAACCCGACGCCGATCACAATTACGGACATAGCCGTTATGAGACAGTGGCGTCGTTATTTCTCGGCGCGCTGCTGATCTCGGTCGGCGTCGGTATGTTGTGGCGCGCCGGTACGCGGCTCGCCGATCTACAAAATATTCCCGCCGTGCATATGAGCGCGCTCGCGGTCGCGGCGCTCGTACTGGTCTCGAAGGAAGCGCTGTTTCGCTACATGCTGCACGAGGCGAACCGGGTGCGTTCCGCGATGCTGATCGCGAACGCATGGCACGCCCGCTCGGACGCGGCGTCGTCTCTGGTGGTGGGGATCGGCGTGGTCGGAAGTCTCGCCGGCCTGCGGTTGCTCGACCCGATCGCGGCGGCTATCGTCGGCTTCATGGTCGCGCGCATGGGCTGGACCTTCGGTTGGGACGCGTTGCAGGATCTGTCGGACCGTGCGCTCGACGAAACCGCCGCCGCCGACATGCGCGCGCTGCTGATGTCCACCCCGGGCGTGCGTGACGTGCACGAAATGCGCACGCGCAAGACGGGCGATTTCGCGCTCGTCGACGCGCATATCCTCGTCGATCCGATGATTTCGGTGTCGGAAGGCCATTACATCGCGGAGTCGGCGCGTCTGCGTGTGCTGACCGACAAGCGCGTGCTCGATGCGCTGATTCACGTTGACCCGGAAAACGACGCGCTCGCGCATCCACCGGTCGATCTGCCGCCGCGTGAGCGCGTGACCGCCGAGGTCGACGAGGCGCTGGCTGCCGGTGGCTTGCGGGCCGCTGCGGTGAATCTGCACTACCTGAGCACCGGGCTCGACGTGGAGGTGGTGTTGCCGGCGGCGGGGTCTGCTGAAGGGCGCGCTGCGGAGGGTGCCGAAGTCGCTCGTTTGCTGGAGAGCGAGGCGCAGTCGCTCGGCCGCGTCGATCTGACGGCGCTCAAGCGTCGTCTCGGCGCACGCAAGCTCGACGTGCTGCTGCAACGGGATATCTCGGCCGCGCAAGGCGGTTCGGCGGCGGAGCTCAAGACCGGCACCGCTCCCGCCGGTCGGTCAACCGCCACCGAGCCTCACAACGCCACCTGA
- a CDS encoding H-NS histone family protein gives MSSYKELLAQREKLEKQIEEAKSREYAEVLNEIKQKMADYGISLSELGGGRAPKGAKASRPRAGVAPKYRDPESGSTWSGRGKPPRWIAGLDREKFLIQK, from the coding sequence ATGTCTTCTTACAAGGAACTACTCGCGCAGCGCGAGAAGCTCGAAAAGCAGATTGAAGAAGCGAAGTCGCGCGAATACGCGGAAGTCTTGAATGAAATCAAGCAGAAAATGGCCGACTACGGCATTTCGCTGAGCGAACTCGGCGGCGGCCGCGCACCGAAGGGCGCTAAAGCGAGCCGGCCGCGCGCAGGCGTCGCGCCTAAATATCGTGATCCCGAAAGCGGCAGCACGTGGTCCGGTCGCGGCAAGCCGCCGCGCTGGATCGCCGGTCTTGATCGCGAAAAGTTTCTGATCCAGAAGTAA
- a CDS encoding HugZ family pyridoxamine 5'-phosphate oxidase gives MNIPAHAPLHLLHTAAVGTLATHARQPEGFPYPSVLPFAPDARHRPTILVSRLAEHTHNLHADPRAGFLAVDAADGDVLGSQRVTLLGRFEPVDSNPELVRRYLRYHPDAERYLALGDFTFWIMEIERLRHIGGFGAMGWLDGAQLDPLPPLAASDEDALIAEFGRRFSGAGGVEMLGGDRYGADLKRNGVRRRFAFDDARSDTGTLHAALEVCIERHAD, from the coding sequence TTGAACATTCCCGCTCACGCTCCGCTGCATCTGCTGCACACGGCCGCGGTCGGCACGCTCGCCACGCACGCTCGCCAGCCGGAGGGCTTTCCGTATCCGTCGGTGCTGCCGTTCGCGCCGGACGCACGGCATCGTCCGACGATCCTCGTGAGCCGGCTCGCGGAGCACACGCACAACCTGCACGCCGATCCGCGCGCCGGTTTCCTGGCCGTCGACGCAGCCGATGGCGACGTGCTGGGCAGCCAGCGCGTCACGCTGCTCGGCCGCTTCGAGCCGGTCGACTCGAACCCGGAACTGGTGCGGCGCTACCTGCGCTATCACCCGGACGCGGAGCGCTATCTGGCGTTGGGCGATTTCACGTTCTGGATCATGGAGATCGAGCGGCTGCGCCACATCGGCGGCTTCGGCGCGATGGGCTGGCTCGACGGCGCGCAACTCGATCCGCTGCCACCGCTTGCCGCCAGCGACGAGGACGCGCTGATCGCGGAGTTCGGTCGCCGGTTTAGTGGCGCGGGCGGCGTCGAAATGCTGGGCGGCGACCGTTACGGCGCCGATCTGAAACGCAACGGTGTGCGTCGCCGCTTCGCATTCGATGACGCGCGATCCGATACCGGCACATTGCACGCGGCGCTCGAAGTCTGCATCGAGCGGCATGCGGATTAA
- a CDS encoding MFS transporter — MPDHHASEFAVLPAAHRNLSVTARQRARIATMALFFIAGMMYASWGVHVPTVRDRFHLNPAMLSFALFAVAGGSIGAMVTNASWIARVGTRRACLAGGLAMAACAALILAVPAYWILLVVLAVFGAGMATLDVAMNAEASAVEKALGKPIMSSLHGMFSLGGMFGAAVGGALLSRGMAPALHLALAAATSALVLVLACPSVLPHVPHAEHPDAATPRASRWRSPALWALGTMALVALIAEGAMYDWATVYMRDVVLSTPALASAAYAAFSGGMAVARFAGDAVRARFGAPQLVMISAALACAGMVDALLLPNPVAALAGFALIGLGLANMMPVLFAAAASVKGIHAAEGLAHVAGLAYFGLLLGPVIIGAVAQVTNLTIGLSVVAVCAAMIAFAGPKVLRRLKI, encoded by the coding sequence GTGCCCGATCACCACGCCTCCGAATTCGCCGTCCTCCCCGCCGCCCATCGCAACTTGTCCGTCACCGCACGGCAACGCGCACGGATCGCCACGATGGCGCTGTTTTTCATCGCCGGCATGATGTACGCGTCGTGGGGCGTGCACGTGCCGACGGTGCGCGATCGCTTCCATCTGAATCCGGCGATGCTGTCGTTCGCGTTGTTCGCGGTGGCGGGCGGATCGATCGGCGCGATGGTGACCAATGCGTCGTGGATCGCGCGGGTCGGCACACGCCGGGCCTGTCTGGCCGGCGGCCTCGCGATGGCCGCCTGCGCGGCGCTGATTCTGGCCGTGCCCGCGTACTGGATTCTGCTGGTCGTGCTGGCCGTCTTCGGCGCCGGCATGGCCACGCTCGACGTCGCGATGAACGCCGAAGCGAGCGCCGTCGAAAAGGCGCTCGGCAAGCCGATCATGTCCTCGCTGCACGGCATGTTCAGTCTTGGCGGCATGTTCGGCGCAGCGGTCGGTGGGGCGCTGCTGTCGCGTGGCATGGCGCCGGCCCTGCATCTCGCGCTCGCCGCGGCGACCAGCGCGCTCGTGCTGGTGCTCGCCTGCCCGTCGGTGTTGCCGCACGTGCCGCACGCCGAGCATCCCGATGCGGCGACACCACGTGCGAGCCGCTGGCGCTCGCCGGCGCTATGGGCGCTCGGCACGATGGCGCTGGTCGCACTGATCGCCGAAGGCGCGATGTACGACTGGGCCACGGTCTATATGCGCGATGTCGTGCTCTCGACGCCCGCGCTCGCCAGCGCCGCCTACGCGGCGTTTTCCGGCGGCATGGCAGTCGCGCGTTTTGCCGGCGACGCGGTGCGCGCCCGCTTCGGCGCACCCCAGCTCGTGATGATCAGCGCGGCGCTCGCCTGCGCCGGGATGGTCGACGCGCTGCTGCTGCCGAATCCGGTGGCAGCGCTAGCCGGCTTTGCGCTGATCGGCCTGGGCCTCGCGAACATGATGCCGGTGCTGTTCGCGGCGGCGGCGAGCGTGAAGGGCATCCACGCGGCTGAAGGGCTCGCGCACGTCGCGGGGCTGGCCTATTTCGGCTTGCTGCTCGGACCGGTGATCATCGGCGCCGTCGCGCAGGTGACCAATCTGACGATCGGACTGTCGGTCGTCGCGGTGTGCGCCGCGATGATCGCCTTCGCCGGGCCGAAGGTGCTGCGGCGTTTGAAGATCTGA